The DNA window CAGCCCTTCGCGGCGGCCGCCTCGACCATCGCGTACTCCCCCGACACCTGGTACGCCCACACCGGCACGTCGACCGACGCGCGCACCTCCGCGAGCACGTCGAGGTACGGCAGCGCGGGCTTGACCATGACGATGTCGGCGCCCTCCTCGACGTCGAGCAGCGCCTCGCGCACTCCCTCTCGGCCGTTGCCGGCGTCGAGCTGGTAGGTGCGGCGGTCGCCGGTGAGCTGCGAGTCCACGGCCTCGCGGAACGGGCCGTAGAACGCACCCGCGTACTTCGCGGAGTAGGCGAGCAGGATCGTGTCGATGAAGCCCTCGGCGTCGAGCGCGTCGCGCACGTAGCCGATCTGGCCGTCCATCATCCCCGACAGCCCCAGCATCGTCGACCCTGCGCGGGCCTGGGCGAGGCCCATCGCGGCGTAGCGCACCAGGGTCTCGTCGTTGTCGACGCGTCCGCGCGCGTCGAGCACACCGCAGTGGCCGTGGTCGGTGAACTCGTCGAGGCACAGGTCGGTCTGCACGACGAGCGCGTCCCCGACCTCTTCTGCGACGGCGGCGGTCGCGACGTTCAGGATGCCGCGCGGGTCGTCGGCTC is part of the Microbacterium lemovicicum genome and encodes:
- the hemB gene encoding porphobilinogen synthase, with the protein product MSFPVHRPRRLRQSPAVRRLARETHLVPSQLVLPLFVREGITEPADISSMPGVRQHTLDSLRAAVTDAAAAGVGGVMLFGVPAERDAIGSGADDPRGILNVATAAVAEEVGDALVVQTDLCLDEFTDHGHCGVLDARGRVDNDETLVRYAAMGLAQARAGSTMLGLSGMMDGQIGYVRDALDAEGFIDTILLAYSAKYAGAFYGPFREAVDSQLTGDRRTYQLDAGNGREGVREALLDVEEGADIVMVKPALPYLDVLAEVRASVDVPVWAYQVSGEYAMVEAAAAKGWIDRRGAAMESLLGIRRAGADAILTYWAVEAAGWLREDLVR